The following are encoded in a window of Sphaerisporangium siamense genomic DNA:
- a CDS encoding DUF3107 domain-containing protein yields the protein MEIKIGVRSVHREIVVETELSADEVEQELRNALAADRGVFSVTDVKGRRVVVPVAALGFVEIGEDEQRPVGFGGTL from the coding sequence ATGGAAATCAAGATCGGCGTACGCTCCGTGCACCGTGAAATAGTCGTCGAGACCGAGCTGTCCGCCGACGAGGTCGAACAGGAACTGCGCAACGCCCTGGCCGCGGACCGCGGCGTGTTCTCCGTCACCGACGTCAAGGGGCGCCGCGTGGTCGTCCCGGTCGCCGCGCTCGGATTCGTCGAGATCGGCGAGGACGAGCAGCGTCCCGTCGGCTTCGGCGGCACGCTCTGA
- the ligD gene encoding non-homologous end-joining DNA ligase: protein MPEKVRVRVDGRQLTLTNLGKVLYPEAGFTKAEVIDYYTRVAPFLLPHISGRALTVKRYPEGVDGPFFFEKNRPAHTPSWVRTARLPAPGSTKGRETIEYAIVDDLPTLVYFAGLAALELHTPMWRVDDEGRPRPPDTMVFDLDPGAPATIVECRRVALRLREALGEDGLDGRPKTSGNKGMQVYVPWSHREEDPSAYARALARRLEKERPDEIVSLMARKLRPGKVFIDWSQNNPAKTTVAPYSLRANRLPSVSTPLTWEEVEELRRPEEFVFTAPDVLERVGRFGDLMAPPERGPDTGGP from the coding sequence ATGCCGGAGAAGGTCCGGGTCCGGGTGGACGGCCGGCAGCTGACGCTGACCAACCTCGGCAAGGTGCTGTACCCCGAGGCGGGGTTCACCAAGGCCGAGGTGATCGACTACTACACTCGCGTCGCCCCGTTCCTGCTGCCCCACATCTCGGGCCGCGCCCTCACCGTCAAGCGGTACCCCGAGGGCGTGGACGGTCCATTCTTCTTCGAGAAGAACCGGCCCGCGCACACGCCCTCGTGGGTGCGCACCGCCCGCCTGCCCGCCCCCGGCAGCACCAAGGGCCGCGAGACGATCGAGTACGCCATCGTGGACGACCTGCCCACGCTCGTGTACTTCGCGGGCCTGGCCGCGCTGGAGCTCCACACGCCGATGTGGCGGGTCGACGACGAGGGACGGCCCCGGCCCCCCGACACCATGGTCTTCGACCTCGACCCCGGCGCCCCCGCGACGATCGTCGAGTGCCGCCGCGTGGCGCTGCGCCTGCGCGAGGCCCTGGGCGAGGACGGGCTCGACGGCCGCCCGAAGACCAGCGGGAACAAGGGCATGCAGGTGTACGTCCCTTGGTCGCACCGCGAGGAGGACCCCTCCGCCTACGCCAGGGCGCTCGCGCGGCGCCTGGAGAAGGAGCGCCCCGACGAGATCGTCAGCCTGATGGCCAGGAAACTGCGGCCCGGCAAGGTGTTCATCGACTGGAGCCAGAACAACCCCGCCAAGACCACGGTCGCGCCGTACTCCCTGCGCGCCAACCGCCTCCCCAGCGTCTCCACGCCCCTCACCTGGGAGGAGGTCGAAGAGCTGCGGCGCCCGGAGGAGTTCGTGTTCACCGCCCCTGACGTGCTGGAGCGCGTCGGGCGGTTCGGCGACCTGATGGCGCCGCCGGAGCGGGGTCCGGACACCGGCGGGCCTTAG
- a CDS encoding TetR/AcrR family transcriptional regulator, producing MTATPDAKPRGTRLPRMARRRQLLDAAQEVFVENGYHAAAMDEIAERAGVSKPVLYQHFPGKLDLYLALLDVHVDDMANRCREALASTTDNKQRVQAAIGAFFDFVSTQGEAFRLVFESDLRNVAQVRQRVERSLRESAEMISQVIQEDTGCSSDEAHLLGVGLVGMAEVSARYWLASHGSIPKDVATQLMARLAWRGIGGFPRTS from the coding sequence GTGACCGCTACCCCGGACGCCAAGCCCCGGGGCACCCGCCTGCCCCGGATGGCCCGCCGCCGACAGTTGCTCGACGCGGCGCAAGAGGTCTTCGTGGAGAACGGCTACCACGCGGCCGCGATGGACGAGATCGCCGAGCGGGCGGGCGTGAGCAAGCCCGTCCTCTACCAGCACTTCCCCGGCAAGCTGGACCTGTACCTGGCGCTGCTGGACGTCCACGTCGACGACATGGCCAACCGCTGCCGCGAGGCCCTCGCCTCCACGACCGACAACAAGCAGCGCGTCCAGGCGGCCATCGGGGCGTTCTTCGACTTCGTCTCCACCCAGGGCGAGGCGTTCCGGCTGGTCTTCGAGTCCGACCTGCGCAACGTCGCCCAGGTCCGCCAGCGCGTCGAGCGCTCGCTGCGCGAGAGCGCCGAGATGATCAGCCAGGTCATCCAGGAGGACACGGGCTGCTCCAGCGACGAGGCCCACCTGCTCGGCGTCGGCCTGGTCGGCATGGCCGAGGTCAGCGCCCGCTACTGGCTGGCCAGCCACGGTTCCATCCCCAAGGACGTCGCCACCCAGCTCATGGCCCGCCTCGCCTGGCGCGGCATCGGCGGGTTCCCGCGTACCTCCTAG
- the ku gene encoding non-homologous end joining protein Ku, with translation MRSIWKGAISFGLVTIPVKLYSATEQKDVTFHQVHREDAGRIKYRRVCAIDGQEVTYSDIAKGYELPGGEMVVLTDEDFAELPLGTSRRIDVLQFTPAAQIDPILFNKSYYLEPENTGVKPYVLLRDALERTGQVAIVKIALRQRESLATLRIRDGVFVLETMLWPDEVREPGFEFQDEDVEVRPQELRMAESLIETMAGDFDPSEYRDEYREALQQVIEAKVAGKELVRPEAAEEAGPAVDLMAALRASVDAAKREREGAREKAPARGKKAAGGEERAEKAGEAGEKAEKDGKKQPAKRRTRKTA, from the coding sequence ATGCGTAGCATCTGGAAGGGTGCCATCTCGTTCGGGCTCGTCACGATCCCTGTGAAGCTCTATTCCGCGACCGAGCAGAAGGATGTGACGTTCCACCAGGTGCACCGCGAGGACGCCGGCCGCATCAAGTACCGGCGGGTGTGCGCGATCGACGGCCAGGAGGTGACCTACTCCGACATCGCCAAGGGCTACGAGCTGCCCGGTGGCGAGATGGTCGTGCTGACCGACGAGGACTTCGCCGAGCTGCCGCTCGGCACCTCGCGGCGCATCGACGTGCTGCAGTTCACCCCGGCCGCGCAGATCGACCCGATCCTGTTCAACAAGTCCTACTACCTGGAGCCGGAGAACACCGGCGTGAAGCCGTACGTGCTGCTGCGCGACGCGCTGGAGCGCACCGGCCAGGTGGCCATCGTGAAGATCGCCCTGCGGCAGCGGGAGTCGCTGGCCACGCTGCGCATCAGGGACGGGGTGTTCGTGCTGGAGACGATGCTGTGGCCCGACGAGGTGCGCGAGCCGGGCTTCGAGTTCCAGGACGAGGACGTCGAGGTGCGCCCGCAGGAGCTGCGCATGGCCGAGTCGCTCATCGAGACCATGGCCGGCGACTTCGACCCCTCCGAGTACCGCGACGAGTACCGCGAGGCGCTCCAGCAGGTGATCGAGGCCAAGGTCGCGGGCAAGGAGCTCGTGCGGCCCGAGGCGGCCGAGGAGGCCGGGCCCGCCGTCGATCTCATGGCGGCGCTTCGGGCGAGCGTGGACGCGGCCAAGCGGGAGCGTGAGGGCGCCCGGGAGAAGGCGCCCGCGCGCGGCAAGAAGGCGGCCGGCGGCGAGGAGCGTGCCGAGAAGGCCGGGGAGGCCGGGGAGAAGGCGGAGAAGGACGGCAAGAAGCAGCCCGCCAAGCGCAGGACGCGTAAGACCGCCTGA
- a CDS encoding S8 family serine peptidase: protein MLTPRAARDRRAARVLAVTALVASLAVPAVPARADQVRGSQAQVLRTLGLDAAWRITRGAGAKVAVLDSGVDPRHHDLAGSVVTGPDLTKGANPRGVAPSRLHGTYMASLIAGHGHGPGGADGVIGVAPAAKVLSVRVILEDDEPGFRDFNSEARFENVVARGIRYAVDQGVDVINLSISKDQPTRQERAAIRYAVSKGVVLVAAAGNDGAGRVTGPYSYPASLPGVISVAAADRGLRKASFSNRNSLVLVAAPGVDIYGAGPGDQYWVGRGTSQATALVSGVAALIKAKYPRMTPALVTQALTTGVVRHPPQGYDPGTGFGVVNAARALAEAARLSRHKHTAAGPGVQNPDLPVGAGGRAAEPVRVVRRDSHMIAVYGGVAAAAGALACTSLTALVILVRRGRRRRRREEASHPPAPSWERTPT, encoded by the coding sequence GTGCTGACCCCGCGTGCCGCCCGTGATCGCCGCGCGGCGCGGGTCCTGGCCGTGACCGCCCTGGTCGCCTCGCTCGCCGTCCCCGCCGTCCCGGCGCGGGCCGACCAGGTGCGCGGCAGCCAGGCGCAGGTGCTGCGGACCCTCGGCCTCGACGCCGCCTGGCGGATCACCCGGGGCGCCGGGGCGAAGGTCGCGGTGCTCGACTCCGGCGTGGACCCCCGCCACCACGACCTGGCCGGGTCGGTGGTCACCGGCCCGGACCTCACCAAGGGCGCCAACCCGCGCGGCGTCGCCCCGAGCCGCCTGCACGGCACCTACATGGCCTCGCTCATCGCCGGCCACGGGCACGGGCCGGGCGGCGCCGACGGCGTGATCGGCGTCGCGCCCGCGGCCAAGGTGCTGTCGGTGCGGGTCATCCTGGAGGACGACGAGCCGGGGTTCCGCGACTTCAACTCCGAGGCCCGGTTCGAGAACGTCGTCGCGCGCGGCATCCGCTACGCCGTCGACCAGGGCGTGGACGTCATCAACCTCTCTATCAGCAAGGACCAGCCGACCCGGCAGGAGCGCGCCGCGATCCGGTACGCGGTGTCCAAGGGCGTGGTGCTGGTCGCGGCGGCGGGGAACGACGGGGCGGGCCGCGTGACCGGGCCGTACTCCTACCCGGCGTCGCTGCCCGGGGTGATCTCGGTGGCCGCCGCCGACCGGGGCCTGCGCAAGGCGTCGTTCTCCAACCGCAACTCGCTGGTCCTGGTGGCGGCGCCGGGGGTGGACATCTACGGGGCCGGGCCGGGGGACCAGTACTGGGTGGGGCGCGGGACGTCGCAGGCCACGGCGCTCGTCTCCGGAGTCGCCGCGCTGATAAAGGCGAAATATCCGCGCATGACCCCGGCACTGGTCACCCAGGCGCTCACCACCGGCGTCGTCCGCCACCCGCCCCAGGGGTACGACCCGGGAACCGGCTTCGGCGTGGTCAACGCGGCGCGCGCCCTGGCCGAGGCCGCCCGGCTGTCCCGGCACAAGCACACCGCCGCCGGCCCCGGCGTCCAGAACCCCGACCTGCCGGTGGGCGCGGGCGGACGGGCCGCCGAGCCCGTCCGGGTCGTGCGCAGGGACTCGCACATGATCGCCGTGTACGGGGGAGTGGCGGCCGCGGCCGGCGCGCTCGCGTGCACGAGCCTCACCGCGCTGGTGATCCTCGTCCGGCGGGGCAGGCGGCGCCGCCGGCGCGAGGAGGCGTCCCACCCGCCCGCGCCCTCGTGGGAACGGACGCCGACCTGA
- a CDS encoding alpha/beta fold hydrolase yields the protein MEDPIPHWPGELVDLGGMTVHVRSAEPRPGAAPAETAVFVHGLAGSATNWTDLMGELRDDVRGYAIDLPGSGYSPAHPDGDYSLAGYAAAVTSLVERLGGPVHLIGNSLGGAVSVKVAATRPDLVRTLTLISPAMPDLLPRYGPARVVLSATPGLGQWAMACLRGLPAERRIRATMAMCYADTGRVHPARLEDAVAEQRRRDTLPWAGSALIYSARALVNEYFRRGEDNLWRLAARVTAPTLVVHGRHDRLVDPRMAARAGRTFPDVRLVLIPDAGHVAQMEYPALVARHVRHLVRTRKPDGSGRSVEIADSGMGRDRVRL from the coding sequence GTGGAGGACCCGATTCCGCACTGGCCGGGGGAGCTGGTCGACCTCGGCGGCATGACCGTCCACGTCCGGTCCGCCGAGCCCCGGCCGGGCGCCGCGCCCGCCGAGACCGCCGTGTTCGTCCACGGACTCGCCGGATCGGCGACCAACTGGACCGATCTGATGGGCGAGCTGCGCGACGACGTCAGGGGATACGCCATCGACCTGCCAGGGTCCGGCTACTCCCCGGCGCATCCGGACGGGGACTACTCGCTGGCCGGGTACGCCGCGGCGGTCACGTCCCTCGTCGAGCGCCTCGGCGGCCCCGTCCACCTGATCGGCAACTCGCTGGGCGGCGCCGTGTCGGTCAAGGTCGCCGCCACCCGGCCCGACCTGGTCCGCACGCTGACGCTCATCTCGCCCGCCATGCCCGACCTGCTGCCCCGGTACGGCCCCGCCCGCGTCGTGCTGTCGGCGACCCCCGGCCTCGGCCAGTGGGCGATGGCCTGCCTGCGCGGGCTGCCCGCCGAGCGCCGCATCCGGGCGACCATGGCCATGTGCTACGCCGACACCGGCCGGGTCCACCCCGCCCGCCTGGAGGACGCGGTCGCCGAGCAGCGCCGGCGCGACACGCTGCCGTGGGCGGGCTCCGCGCTCATCTACTCGGCCCGTGCCCTGGTCAACGAGTACTTCCGCCGCGGCGAGGACAATCTGTGGCGGCTGGCGGCCCGCGTGACCGCGCCCACCCTGGTCGTGCACGGGCGGCACGACCGCCTGGTCGACCCGCGCATGGCCGCGCGCGCCGGCCGCACCTTCCCCGACGTCCGGCTCGTGCTGATCCCCGACGCCGGGCACGTCGCGCAGATGGAGTACCCCGCGCTCGTCGCGCGCCACGTCCGCCACCTGGTGCGGACCAGAAAACCGGACGGAAGCGGCAGATCGGTTGAGATCGCCGATTCGGGAATGGGGCGTGACCGGGTTAGGTTGTGA
- the moeZ gene encoding adenylyltransferase/sulfurtransferase MoeZ yields MSLPPLVEPADELTVDEVRRYSRHLIIPDVGMAGQKRLKNAKVLCVGAGGLGSPALMYLAAAGVGTLGIIDFDVVDESNLQRQIIHGQSDVGRLKAESAAASVREINPYVNVVIHNVALTTDNVLDIFAGYDLIVDGTDNFATRYMVNDAAVLLGKPYVWGSIYRFDGQASVFWAEHGPCYRCLYPEPPPPGMVPSCAEGGVLGVLCASIGSIQVNEAIKLLTGIGEPLVGRLMIYDALEMKYRDVKVRKDPECPLCGKNPTITELIDYEAFCGAISDEAQQAASGSTITALELKEMQDRGEDFFLVDVREQNEYEIVSIPGAVLIPKGEFLRGTALEQLPHDKKIVLHCKSGARSAEALAVVKNAGFADAVHVGGGVLSWVKTVDPSLPTY; encoded by the coding sequence GTGTCGTTGCCACCGCTGGTAGAGCCGGCCGACGAGCTGACCGTTGACGAGGTGCGCCGCTACTCTCGCCACCTGATCATCCCCGACGTGGGGATGGCCGGGCAGAAGCGGCTCAAGAACGCCAAGGTGCTCTGTGTGGGCGCGGGCGGCCTCGGCTCACCGGCTCTGATGTACCTCGCCGCGGCCGGGGTCGGAACGCTCGGCATCATCGACTTCGACGTCGTCGACGAGTCGAACCTTCAACGGCAGATCATCCACGGCCAGTCGGACGTGGGGCGCCTGAAGGCGGAGAGCGCCGCCGCGAGCGTGCGCGAGATCAACCCCTACGTCAACGTCGTGATCCACAACGTGGCCCTCACGACCGACAACGTGCTGGACATCTTCGCCGGCTACGACCTGATCGTGGACGGCACCGACAACTTCGCCACGCGGTACATGGTGAACGACGCGGCCGTCCTGCTCGGCAAGCCCTACGTCTGGGGCTCGATCTACCGCTTCGACGGCCAGGCCAGCGTCTTCTGGGCCGAGCACGGCCCGTGCTACCGCTGCCTGTACCCCGAGCCCCCGCCGCCCGGCATGGTGCCGTCCTGCGCCGAGGGCGGCGTCCTCGGCGTGCTGTGCGCCTCGATCGGATCGATCCAGGTGAACGAGGCGATCAAGCTGCTCACCGGCATCGGCGAGCCGCTCGTCGGGCGTCTCATGATCTACGACGCCCTGGAGATGAAGTACCGCGACGTCAAGGTCCGCAAGGACCCCGAGTGCCCGCTGTGCGGCAAGAACCCCACGATCACCGAGCTGATCGACTACGAGGCGTTCTGCGGCGCCATCTCCGACGAGGCCCAGCAGGCCGCGTCCGGCTCCACGATCACCGCGCTGGAGCTGAAGGAGATGCAGGACCGCGGGGAGGACTTCTTCCTCGTCGACGTCCGCGAGCAGAACGAGTACGAGATCGTCAGCATCCCGGGCGCGGTGCTGATCCCCAAGGGCGAGTTCCTGCGCGGCACGGCCCTGGAGCAGCTCCCCCACGACAAGAAGATCGTGCTCCACTGCAAGTCCGGCGCCCGCTCGGCCGAGGCCCTGGCCGTGGTCAAGAACGCGGGCTTCGCCGACGCCGTCCACGTCGGCGGCGGCGTGCTGAGCTGGGTCAAGACCGTCGACCCTTCTCTTCCGACCTACTGA